The following are encoded together in the Scomber scombrus chromosome 7, fScoSco1.1, whole genome shotgun sequence genome:
- the seraf gene encoding von Willebrand factor D and EGF domain-containing protein: MISTGLSSTVLLASLLTLTGLCSARSDPPRGVAVGFVFDPKATCDPPCQHAGVCIRNNTCYCSRGYEGETCQYANCYPKCKNGGECLRPGKCRCPPGFGGRYCHKVTCDGGCWNGGECIAVNGVAKCICPSSWAGSKCQEAICPQGCRNGGICVAPGICSCPDGWLGGACHTAVCTQPCRNGGKCISPEKCRCRPPYSGARCEERKNSH, encoded by the exons ATGATCTCCACCGGTCTCAGCTCCACGGTTCTTCTGGCCTCTTTGCTCACCCTCACCGGTCTTTGCTCTGCTCGCTCCGACCCGCCGAGGGGAGTCGCGGTCGGGTTTGTTTTCGACCCCAAAGCGACGTGCGACCCGCCGTGCCAGCACGCAGGAGTCTGCATCCGGAATAACACATGCTACTGCTCCCGGGGCTATGAAGGAGAGACCTGCCAGTATG CAAATTGTTAtcccaaatgtaaaaatggagGAGAGTGTCTTCGGCCTGGAAAATGCAGATGTCCTCCTGGATTCGGAGGAAGATACTGTCACAAAG TGACGTGTGACGGGGGATGCTGGAACGGAGGGGAATGCATCGCTGTCAACGGAGTGGCCAAGTGCATCTGCCCCTCGAGCTGGGCCGGCTCAAAATGCCAAGAAG CAATTTGTCCCCAAGGATGCAGGAACGGGGGAATCTGTGTGGCTCCGGGAATCTGCAGCTGTCCGGATGGGTGGCTGGGCGGTGCCTGCCATACCG CTGTGTGCACTCAGCCCTGCCGGAATGGAGGGAAGTGTATTTCTCCTGAAAAATGCCGCTGTCGCCCGCCTTACTCTGGTGCTCGctgtgaggagaggaagaatTCCCACTAG
- the vwde gene encoding von Willebrand factor D and EGF domain-containing protein — protein sequence MRLERVWKLLPCLVFLLPHAMHAQAVLPPECAPGGHSVLDNPYRSTTFSSSWLQQSSLQDFICDHSLAPGWYQFQIFDKPASMPTQCVEVNHCGTQAPVWLSLGEGESLPGPLEVRQLTACAAWQFFTSSSKDCCLFRIPVTVRNCGDFYVYLLQPTQGCMGYCAQEMSDTLPTTSLTCGPDEVNVEGTCKTKQPPTPSTPAIVSEVKGNSVYLKCSFESSSNSSLGFVVAWSRLSPQGSKEELKQETTIQTSAFIELDGFNLRLGDKIYCSSSSFFLDSLDVRSPSVESQEFFAGIRLTPEASSVSEDGKLYELLVESTVPLPCLEESSSSTEQCTVSLQLSTSSQGEDVLSGADVTLSSCVVHLSRGPCRDGVCGRALIHFSPVTDFVKDGNRTTQISVKSIVTQNFLWNGYSPEPVQIKVTDVPSAYCYSFTDPHIITFDGRRYENYQIGTFVLYKSSLWPFEVHVRQWECGSLLHAASCVCGFVARDGGDVIAFDMCNGEMGETKPHLSVKNRDLSKSGIRITESYQGRKVTMTFSSGAFVRADVSDWGMSLTLRAPSSDRSHTEGLCGTYDGQSDNDFHAAGGATLEDLHAFISEWRLSPGTSLFDTVPSSLSTLNPRKFCNCQAEPRLTSPQSRAQAATSSDSSCSQHGNVHLPSIIPTLDVTAEYIGSVELLRSEGNERQSLPPGLFRQHTRDAQPHKRGFKRSSRASRDEGSVPTQQQQQQQQQHRGRRQSHRYISNSPHQSLSQSDLEGFTYFFPEDHEPAVHLDFSPTWPTPSGLSEQQVRAQCHQAVANSSIALGCRRLLEETIVSRAVAMCVTDLQLKDDQSWLNATLPLLENECEMRLVEERRREEEYQDVLAILKCPNLCNGNGQCSEWGCVCFPGFGSSDCSVLSDQIPEITELEKEGLCDVRQGDCSTIQVYGQGFKDSYELKCEFVKEKFVDGEWALDEPQFVLATFLDVTALECQLPLESSQTPADVDLETVTNRPLARWQIKVSNDGYSYSNAKILTLYDGACQICSLNTEVLCTLREKTCNIDGLCYSEGESNPSIPCLTCRPDSSRHTWSIAEKNEPPVVQSLPFHLRSFQEEIFIYQLQAWDPEGSAVLFTLVSGPEGASLSPAGLLIWKATAEAADTHTFQFTVMDDCNAETRASVQVSVYSCDCLNGASCVTNTNRPAGSGEYICVCLDGFKGERCEADIDDCKPNPCRLGRCIDGPNSFSCICPPGMTGHTCREDIDECVSQPCFPAVGCNNTLGSFICGVCPQGYSGDGKNCIRKTPLSHSILKMEVPQVPLRPKPPGGSSLCSRQPCHPGVQCFESTHVSTGFVCGPCPPGLHGNGWICTAAGESEACFTGQGTVGYGADGNIHINKLDSSKETIPTSSSSSSSPSPSSPRRPPDRRTKPEADTRRVYSTVKKTPQNRTATGVFPPTFHRGQPTGVEQTPGLTPGVNWGLPSHQVTCADSPCFPGVPCEPTVSGSFRCGRCPYGYTGDGVTCKAVCRYQCGRNMECSLPNTCTCKEGYTGYNCHIAVCRPDCKNQGKCVKPNVCECPAGYGGPTCEEASCKPPCQHGGTCLARNLCTCPYGYVGPRCEIMVCNRHCENGGECVSPDVCKCKPGWYGPTCNSAVCTPVCLNGGTCIKPDICACPSGFYGSQCQIAVCSPPCKNGGQCMRNNVCSCPEGYTGKRCQKSVCEPMCMNKGKCVGPNTCSCASGWRGKRCNIPVCLQKCKNGGECLGPNTCHCPIGWEGLQCQTPVCKQRCLNGGRCVLPDYCHCRRGYKGLTCAIKASQVG from the exons ATGAGACTTGAAAGAGTTTGGAAACTTCTTCCGTGCCTTGTGTTTTTACTTCCTCACGCAATGCACGCTCAAGCAG TTCTCCCTCCAGAGTGTGCGCCGGGCGGCCACTCAGTCCTCGACAACCCCTACCGAAGCACCACCTTCAGCTCCAGCTGGCTGCAGCAGTCGTCCCTGCAGGACTTCATCTGTGATCACTCCCTCGCTCCGGGCTGGTACCAGTTTCAGATTTTTGACAAGCCGGCCAGCATGCCCACCCAGTGTGTGGAG GTGAACCACTGTGGCACCCAGGCCCCAGTGTGGCTGTCTCTGGGTGAGGGTGAGTCCCTGCCGGGTCCGCTGGAGGTCAGGCAGCTGACGGCCTGCGCTGCGTGGCAGTTCTTCACGAGCAGCAGCAAAGACTGCTGTCTGTTCCGCATCCCGGTCACCGTCCGCAACTGTGGAGATTTCTACGTTTACCTGCTCCAGCCCACGCAGGGATGCATGGGATACTGTGCTCAGG AGATGTCGGACACTTTACCCACAACGTCGCTGACCTGCGGCCCTGACGAAGTGAACGTCGAAGGAACATGTAAAA CCAAGCAACCTCCGACTCCATCTACACCAGCCATTGTCTCAGAGGTGAAGGGGAACTCCGTCTACTTGAAGTGCAGCTTCGAGAGCAGCTCCAACAGCTCCCTGGGCTTCGTGGTGGCCTGGTCCCGCCTCTCACCTCAGGGCAGCAAGGAGGAGCTCAAACAGGAGACCACCATCCAGACCTCCGCCTTCATCGAGCTGGACGGCTTTAACCTCCGGCTGGGAGACAAG ATTTACTGCTCCAGCTCCAGTTTCTTCTTGGACTCGCTGGACGTCCGCAGTCCTTCAGTGGAAAGTCAGGAGTTCTTCGCTGGGATTAGG CTAACACCAGAGGCGAGCAGTGTCTCTGAGGATGGGAAGCTGTATGAGTTGCTGGTTGAGAGCACAGTTCCTCTTCCATGTCTGGAGGAGTCTTCCTCCTCTACAGAACAGTGCACTGTGTCCCTGCAGCTCAGCACAAGCAGCCAAGGTGAGGAT GTTTTGTCAGGTGCAGATGTGACTCTGTCCTCCTGTGTGGTGCATCTGTCCCGAGGTCCCTGCAGAGACGGCGTTTGTGGCCGGGCTCTGATCCACTTCAGCCCCGTCACTGACTTTGTCAAAGATGGCAACAGGACGACTCAGATCTCTGTCAAATCCATCGTCACACAAAATTTTCTCTGGAATGGATATTCACCAGAACCAGTTCAG ATAAAGGTGACAGATGTCCCCTCAGCCTACTGCTACTCCTTCACTGATCCTCACATTATCACATTTGACGGCAG GCGCTACGAAAACTACCAAATAGGAACCTTTGTCCTCTATAAGAGCAGCCTCTGGCCATTTGAAGTCCACGTCCGTCAGTGGGAGTGCGGCAGTTTGCTGCACGCCGcctcgtgtgtgtgtggctttgtaGCCAGGGATGGCGGCGACGTAATTGCTTTTGACATGTGCAACGGGGAAATGGGTGAAACCAAGCCACACCTGTCTGTGAAGAACAGAGACTTGAGCAAGAGTGGCATTCGCATCACCGAGTCCTATCAGGGACGCAAAGTCACT ATGACCTTCTCATCCGGAGCATTTGTTCGTGCCGATGTGTCCGACTGGGGAATGAGTCTGACGCTGAGAGCTCCCAGTTCAGACCGGAGCCACACTGAGGGTCTGTGCGGGACCTACGACGGACAGTCAGACAACGACTTCCACGCAGCAGGGGGCGCCACACTGGAGGATCTGCACGCTTTTATTTCTGAATGGAG GCTCTCTCCAGGGACCAGCCTGTTTGACACTGTGCCTTCCTCTCTGAGTACACTGAACCCCCGCAAGTTCTGTAACTGTCAAGCAGAGCCCCGCCTCACATCTCCACAAAGTCGCGCTCAAGCAGCCACCTCCTCCGACTCCTCCTGCTCTCAGCATGGCAACGTGCACCTCCCCAGCATCATCCCCACTCTGGACGTCACAGCAGAGTACATCGGCTCAGTAGAGCTACTCAGAAGTGAGGGGAATGAAAGACAGTCGCTGCCTCCGGGCCTCTTCAGACAACACACCCGGGATGCTCAGCCACATAAAAGAGGCTTCAAGAGGTCCTCGAGGGCCTCCAGGGATGAAGGTTCAGTCCcaacccagcagcagcagcagcagcagcagcagcacagaggcaGGAGGCAGTCCCACCGTTACATTTCTAACTCCCCGCATCAAAGCCTCAGCCAGTCTGACTTGGAGGGCTTCACGTACTTCTTCCCAGAGGACCATGAACCAGCAGTACATTTAGACTTCTCCCCAACGTGGCCGACACCTTCTGGCCTGAGCGAGCAGCAGGTCAGAGCTCAGTGCCATCAGGCTGTAGCCAACTCGAGCATAGCGTTAGGTTGCAGGCGTCTTCTAGAAGAGACAATAGTTAGTCGAGCGGTGGCTATGTGTGTTACTGACTTACAGCTGAAGGATGATCAGTCGTGGCTGAACGCAACGTTACCGCTGCTGGAGAACGAGTGTGAGATGAGgctggtggaggagaggaggagagaggaagagtacCAGGATGTTCTGGCCATCCTCAAATGTCCTAATCTGTGCAACGGGAATGGACAGTGCTCGGAGTGGGGTTGTGTCTGCTTCCCAGGATTTGGGTCTTCTGACTGCAGTGTGCTGTCTG ACCAGATCCCAGAGATCACTGAGTTGGAGAAGGAGGGTCTATGTGACGTCCGACAGGGAGATTGCTCCACCATCCAAGTCTATGGTCAAGGTTTTAAGGACTCCTACGAGCTCAAGTGTGAATTTGTTAAAGAAAAG TTTGTGGATGGGGAATGGGCTCTGGATGAGCCCCAGTTTGTTCTGGCCACCTTTCTGGATGTGACGGCTCTGGAGTGCCAGCTGCCTCTGGAGAGCAGTCAGACTCCCGCAGATGTGGACCTGGAAACAGTCACAAACAGACCACTGGCCCGCTGGCAGATCAAA GTTTCCAATGATGGCTACAGCTACAGTAACGCCAAGATACTGACTCTGTATGATGGAGCCTGCCAGATCTGCAGCCTCAACACTGAAGTCCTCTGCACCCTGAGG GAGAAAACCTGCAACATTGACGGCCTGTGTTACAGTGAGGGGGAGTCCAATCCCAGCATCCCTTGCCTCACATGCCGCCCTGACTCCTCCAGACACACATGGTCCATAGCAGAGA AGAACGAGCCTCCGGTGGTGCAGTCGTTGCCGTTTCATCTCCGATCCTTTCAGGAAGAGATCTTCATCTACCAGCTACAAGCCTGGGACCCCGAGGGCTCGGCGGTGCTCTTCACTCTGGTATCAGGTCCTGAAGGTGCGTCTCTGTCTCCGGCCGGTCTTCTGATCTGGAAGGCCACAGCCGAAGCCGCTGACACGCACACTTTCCAGTTTACTGTGATGGACGACTGTAACGCTGAGACTAGAGCTTCTGTGCAG GTGTCTGTGTATTCCTGTGATTGTCTGAATGGAGCTTCTTGTGTAACCAACACCAACCGCCCTGCTGGCAGCGGAGaatacatctgtgtgtgtctggatgGATTTAAAGGCGAAAGGTGTGAAGCGGACATCGACGACTGTAAACCCAACCCTTGCAGACTGGGCCGCTGTATCGACGGCCCCAACTCCTTCTCCTGTATCTGCCCACCAGGAATGACAG GCCACACGTGTCGAGAAGATATCGATGAGTGCGTCTCCCAGCCTTGTTTCCCTGCCGTCGGCTGTAACAACACGCTGGGCTCTTTCATCTGTGGAGTCTGTCCACAAGGATACAGCGGTGATGGGAAGAACTGCATTCGTAAGACCCCTCTCTCACATTCCATCTTAAAAATGGa AGTGCCGCAGGTGCCATTGAGACCCAAACCCCCCGGTGGCTCGTCTCTGTGCAGCAGACAGCCATGTCACCCGGGGGTTCAGTGTTTTGAGAGCACACACGTGTCCACGGGCTTCGTCTGTGGGCCTTGTCCTCCCGGTCTCCATGGAAACGGGTGGATTTgcacagcagcaggtgagagtGAAGCA TGTTTTACAGGTCAGGGGACAGTCGGCTATGGAGCAGACGGCAATATTCATATCAACAAATTAGATTCCAGCAAGGAAACGATTCctacttcctcttcctcctcttcatcgcCGTCTCCCAGCTCACCCAGACGCCCCCCTGACAGGAGGACAAAACCAGAAGCCGACACCAGGAGAGTTTATTCCACTGTGAAGAAGACCCCCCAGAATCGAACCGCAACCGGAGTCTTCCCCCCGACCTTCCACCGAGGTCAGCCCACTGGGGTTGAGCAGACCCCCGGCCTCACCCCCGGGGTCAACTGGGGGTTACCGTCCCACCAAGTGACCTGTGCTGACTCTCCCTGCTTCCCCGGTGTCCCCTGTGAGCCCACCGTCAGCGGATCCTTCAGGTGTGGACGCTGCCCGTACGGTTACACTGGAGATGGAGTCACATGTAAAG CTGTGTGCAGGTATCAGTGTGGGAGGAACATGGAGTGCTCTCTGCCCAACACCTGCACCTGTAAGGAAGGCTACACCGGGTACAATTGTCACATAG CCGTGTGTCGACCTGACTGCAAGAACCAGGGAAAATGTGTGAAACctaatgtgtgtgaatgtcctGCCGGCTACGGTGGGCCCACCTGTGAGGAAG CGAGCTGCAAGCCTCCCTGTCAGCATGGAGGAACCTGTCTGGCCAGAAACCTGTGTACCTGCCCCTATGGCTACGTGGGACCCAGATGTGAAATCA TGGTGTGTAACAGGCACTGTGAAAATGGAGGTGAGTGTGTTTCTCCTGATGTCTGCAAATGCAAACCTGGCTGGTACGGACCGACATGTAACTCAG CTGTCTGTACCCCTGTCTGTCTGAATGGAGGAACGTGCATAAAGCCAGACATCTGTGCTTGTCCCAGTGGCTTCTATGGCTCTCAGTGTCAAATCG ctgtttGCAGTCCTCCTTGTAAGAATGGAGGTCAGTGCATGAGAAACAATGTGTGTTCCTGCCCTGAAGGCTACACAGGAAAGAGATGTCAAAAGA gtgtgtgtgagccGATGTGCATGAACAAAGGCAAGTGTGTGGGACCCAACACGTGCTCCTGTGCGTCAGGATGGAGAGGGAAGAGGTGTAACATAC CCGTCTGTCttcaaaagtgtaaaaatggcGGCGAGTGTTTGGGACCGAACACCTGTCACTGTCCCATCGGGTGGGAAGGTCTCCAGTGTCAAACGC CGGTCTGTAAACAGCGATGTCTGAATGGAGGAAGATGTGTGCTTCCTGACTACTGCCACTGTCGGAGAGGCTACAAAGGCCTCACCTGCGCAATAAAG GCATCACAAGTgggatga